The Flexivirga aerilata sequence TTGGGGCTTCGACACCTACGGCGAGTCGATCGTGGAGGCGATCGACGCGGTCACCGCGATCACCCGCAGCAAGCAGACCCACCTGATGTCGATGTGCTCCGGCGGCATCCTCGCCGCGATGGTCGCCGCCCACCTCGCCGCGACCGGGGCGGCGGAGAAGGTGGCGACCTTCAACCTGGGTGTCACCGTGCTGGACCAGCAGGACGCCGGGTTGCCGGCGGCGGTGCTGGACAAGCGGGTCGCCCGGGCCGCGATCAGCGCCTCCGCCCGCAAGGGCTTCCTCGACGGCCGGTCGCTGGCGGAGATCTTCGCCTGGCTGCGGCCGTCGGACCTCATCTGGAGCTACTGGGTGAACAACTACCTGCAGGGCAAGAAGCCACCGGCGTTCGACGTGCTCTATTGGAATGCCGACACCACCCGCATGCCCGCGGCGCTGCACCGCGACTTCGTCGAGATGGCGGTCGACAACACCACGGCCCACCCGGGCGAGGGCGCAATGCTCGGCACGCCGGTCGATCTCGGTGACGTCGACGTCGAGTCCTACATCGTCGCCGGGATCGGCGACCACATCTGCCGGTGGCAAGCGTGCTATCGCAGCACCCAGCTGCTGGGCGGCAAGAACACCTTCATCCTGTCCACCGCGGGGCACATCGCCTCCCTGGTCAACCCGCCGACCAACCCCAAGAGCTCCTTCCGCACCGCCGACCACAACCCCGCCGACGCCGAGCAGTGGCTGGCCGAGGCGGACACCGAAAAGGGTTCGTGGTGGCCGCATTTCGCCGACTGGCTCGGGGTGCGCAGCGGCGGGGAGAAGCGTGCGCCGCGCACGCTGGGCAACAGCAAGTTCGAGCCGCTCGAGGCGGCTCCCGGCACCTACGTGTTCGACCGGTGAGCGCGCCGACCCGAGGCACCCCCCGGCGCGGGGATGTCGAACACACCCGCGTCGTGCGCGCCATCGGTCACGACATCCGGGTGCGGGTGCGGCCCGGCACCGGCGACGGCCCGGTGCTGTTGCTGTGCAACGGGATCGGCGCGAGTCTGGAGGTGTTGCAGCCGCTCGTCGACCACCTCGACCCGAGCATCACCGCGGCGCGGTTCGACGTGCCCGGCGTGGGCGGCTCCCCCGACGCCCGGCTTCCCTACACGATGCCGGTGCTGGCGCACGGCCTCGGCATACTCCTCGACAAGCTGGGTTACGAACGGGCTGACGTCTTCGGCATCTCCTGGGGCGGCGCGCTCGCGCAGCAGTTCGCCTTCCAGCACCCGCAGCGGTGCCGCCGGGCGGTCCTGGTCAGCACCGGCACCGGCTCGATCATGGTGCCGGCCGGACCGAAGGTGCTCGCCAGGATGGTGACGCCGCGGCGCTATCGCGACCCCGACTACGCCCGGCAGATCGCCGCCGACCTGTATGGCGGCAGCACCCGCGACAACCCGGACGCGGTGCGGACGCTCGTCGGCTCCCACACCCGCGCCGGTTCGCGCCGCGGCTACCGGCACCAGCTGCTCGCCGGGGCGGGCTGGTGCAGCCTGCCGTGGCTGCGGCTGATCCGGCAGCCGACGCTGCTGCTCTTCGGCGACGACGACCCGCTGATCCCGGTGGTCAACGGCCGCATCCTGCAACGCGGCCTGCCGCACGGCGAACTCGTCGTCTACCCCGGCGGTCACCTCGACGTGGTCGTGCAGGCGCAGACCTACGGCCCGGTGATCTCGGAGTTCCTGTTGCGCTGAGTTGCGCGTGCACAACCGGCGACCGTCGCGACTTGTGCACGCCCCGGGCCGGTTTCGCGTGCACACCCCGCAACCGTCGCGACTTGTGCACGGCCCAGGCCCATCCGCGTGCGCACCCCGCAACCGTCGCGACTTCTGCACGCCTCGGCCGGCTTCGCGTGCACACCCCGCAACCGTCGCGACTTCTGCACGCCCCGGGCCGGCTTCGCGTGCACACCCCGCAACCGTCGCGACTTCTGCACGCCGCACCGCCGGCCCGCTGTTTCGCGTGCACAACCGGCGACCGTAGCGACTTGTGCACGCCCCCAGCCGGTTTCGCGCGCACACCCCGCGACCGTCGCGACTTCTGCACGCCCCCCGGCCCGATCCGCGGTTTCGCGTGCACACCCCGCAACCGTCGCGACTTCTGCACGCGCAGGCGACGGCCGAGGCCACAAGTCCCGCGAGGAGTCGGAGCAATCAAGCTCAGCTCAGTCGAACCAGACGTCGAGGCCGTAGTAGGGGAAGACGGCCTCGCGGGTGGCGATGACGGCGCGGTCGACGGAGTTCTCGGGGTCGGCGCCGCCCGCCCAGGAGCGATACCAGACCTGGTCGTGCTCGGCTTGGCCGTCACCCATGCGCGCGGGGCCGGGGCGGCCGAAGGTGGCCTGCACGTGGTCGCGCCAGGTCTGCGGGATCGCGGTGTCGAGCGGGACCGGGCGGTGGGCGGCGATCGCGGTCAGGTGGGACCAGGCCCGCGGCACGACGTCGATGAGTTCGTAACCGCCGCCGCCGAGGGCGATCCACTTGCCGCCGGTCATCTGGTGGGCGAGGTCGTGCAGGGTTTGGTATGCCGAGCGCTGCGCGTCCACCGACAGCGCCATGTGCGCCAACGGGTCGGAGTAGTGGGAGTCGCAGCCCTGCTGGGTGACCAGCACCTGCGGGTCGAACGCCCGCACCAGTTGGGGCACGACGGCGTGGAGTGCGCGCAGCCAGGGCCCGTCCCGGGTGCCGGGCGGCAGAGCGATGTTGATCGCGCTGCCGAGTGCGTCCGGTCCGCCGATGTCGCCGGGGAAGCCGGTGCCCGGGAAGAGCACCCGCCCGGTCTCGTGGATCGAGATGGTCAGCACGCGGGGGTCGTTCCAGAAGATCCGCTCGACGCCGTCGCCGTGGTGGACGTCGACGTCGACGTAGGCGACGCGCTCGGCGCCGTTGTCCAGCAGCCACTGGATGCCGAGTGCCGCGTCGTTGTAGATGCAGAAGCCGGAGGCGTTGCCGCGCATCGCGTGGTGCAGCCCGCCGCCGAAGTTGACCCCGTGGTCGAGGGTGCCCCGCCATACGGCCTCAGCGAGTTGCACGGTGGAGCCGGCGATCAGCGAGGACGCCTCGTGCATGCCGGCGAAGGCGGGGTCGTCCTCGGTGCCGAGGCCGTAGGCCTGGTCCGCCCGGGCGGGGTCGGCCGACGCCCGCCGCACTGCGTCGACGTAGTCGGGGTTGTGCACCCAGGTCAGGAAGTCGTCGGTGCCGCCGGGCAGCGACGGCGGCACGACCTCCAGGCCGGGTGCGTCGAAGACCCCGAGCTCACGGCACAGCCGCGCCGTCAGGTCGAGACGGATCGGGTTCATCGGGTGTTCGGGCCCGAAGTTGTATGCCGCGAGGCCTTCGTCCCAGACGACCTGCACCCGCGGATCTGCAGCACCCGCAGGCGAATTCACTGCTAGCTCCCGACGTCGGGCCGGCGTCAGAGGACCGCGCTGGGCACGGCACCCGGGTCGTCGCCGAGCGGGTAGATCATCGCCATCTCGTCCTCGGGGTCCTCGCCCTCC is a genomic window containing:
- a CDS encoding PHA/PHB synthase family protein encodes the protein MTSTARTHENKPAPDDADDPIAAAAAPLDLLLADAALGPWRRFTPGMAGVRAVANAAAKPLSLAHHSTDLAAELGRILTGRSDLAPHPKDRRFADEQWSKNPLLKATLQVYLATGRTAKDLFDDIELGWRDRERLGFLLDNVIEASAPSNLPLVNPVTWRAAASTQGRSLLAGLKNLLGDMITAPRVPSMVDATAFSVGTDLAVSPGQVVLRTPVFELIQYAPTTPTVRRTPLLMVPPVINKYYIVDLAPGRSMVEYLVSQGQQVFVMSWRNPDARHRNWGFDTYGESIVEAIDAVTAITRSKQTHLMSMCSGGILAAMVAAHLAATGAAEKVATFNLGVTVLDQQDAGLPAAVLDKRVARAAISASARKGFLDGRSLAEIFAWLRPSDLIWSYWVNNYLQGKKPPAFDVLYWNADTTRMPAALHRDFVEMAVDNTTAHPGEGAMLGTPVDLGDVDVESYIVAGIGDHICRWQACYRSTQLLGGKNTFILSTAGHIASLVNPPTNPKSSFRTADHNPADAEQWLAEADTEKGSWWPHFADWLGVRSGGEKRAPRTLGNSKFEPLEAAPGTYVFDR
- the phaZ gene encoding poly(3-hydroxyalkanoate) depolymerase produces the protein MSAPTRGTPRRGDVEHTRVVRAIGHDIRVRVRPGTGDGPVLLLCNGIGASLEVLQPLVDHLDPSITAARFDVPGVGGSPDARLPYTMPVLAHGLGILLDKLGYERADVFGISWGGALAQQFAFQHPQRCRRAVLVSTGTGSIMVPAGPKVLARMVTPRRYRDPDYARQIAADLYGGSTRDNPDAVRTLVGSHTRAGSRRGYRHQLLAGAGWCSLPWLRLIRQPTLLLFGDDDPLIPVVNGRILQRGLPHGELVVYPGGHLDVVVQAQTYGPVISEFLLR
- a CDS encoding acetoin utilization protein AcuC, yielding MNPIRLDLTARLCRELGVFDAPGLEVVPPSLPGGTDDFLTWVHNPDYVDAVRRASADPARADQAYGLGTEDDPAFAGMHEASSLIAGSTVQLAEAVWRGTLDHGVNFGGGLHHAMRGNASGFCIYNDAALGIQWLLDNGAERVAYVDVDVHHGDGVERIFWNDPRVLTISIHETGRVLFPGTGFPGDIGGPDALGSAINIALPPGTRDGPWLRALHAVVPQLVRAFDPQVLVTQQGCDSHYSDPLAHMALSVDAQRSAYQTLHDLAHQMTGGKWIALGGGGYELIDVVPRAWSHLTAIAAHRPVPLDTAIPQTWRDHVQATFGRPGPARMGDGQAEHDQVWYRSWAGGADPENSVDRAVIATREAVFPYYGLDVWFD